In one Erinaceus europaeus chromosome 3, mEriEur2.1, whole genome shotgun sequence genomic region, the following are encoded:
- the FAM110C gene encoding protein FAM110C: protein MRARPALDAPPGEPPGHPEAAPVRRSAADRLAADRAKYVRGPAPAGSSSRAEEGESAPPPPVARRVIARRPLRPDSLVMYRQKCEFVRGPDGPGKKLLQVPARGRPAATPNTPAAGAERRPGAEEGGRARRDPAAPSKSLAATPAPPAGVPAAIPVAPARVSASSPAVPSKVPAVTPATSVASATVSPARPASPPPAPPTSLRAPAPPAPASPAPAPPAPGSELRGVRRRGLQRSQSDLSSRQSVSMAELAAFFQSCGLEPDVVAALGRDNLAGGSERGVRQLRSLSVATSDSGFSRRSGSVDGLQEDELAGRVPSATSVVERNARIIKWLYTCRKAKEAAGQGLQAR from the coding sequence ATGCGCGCCCGGCCCGCCCTGGACGCGCCCCCCGGGGAGCCGCCCGGCCACCCCGAGGCCGCCCCGGTGCGCAGGAGCGCGGCGGACAGGCTGGCGGCTGACCGCGCCAAGTACGTGCGGGGCCCCGCGCCCGCGGGCAGCAGCTCCCGGGCCGAAGAAGGGGAATCGGCGCCCCCGCCCCCGGTGGCACGCAGGGTCATCGCGCGGAGGCCGCTGAGGCCAGACTCGCTGGTCATGTACCGGCAGAAATGCGAATTCGTGCGCGGCCCGGACGGCCCCGGAAAGAAGCTCTTGCAGGTCCCGGCCAGAGGCCGGCCGGCCGCAACCCCAAACACGCCGGCCGCGGGGGCAGAGCGCAGGCCGGGGGCAGAGGAGGGCGGCCGGGCCAGGCGGGACCCCGCGGCGCCCAGCAAGAGTCTGGCTGCGACTCCTGCCCCGCCCGCCGGGGTCCCGGCTGCTATTCCGGTGGCTCCCGCAAGGGTCTCAGCTTCGAGTCCCGCAGTGCCCTCCAAGGTCCCGGCTGTGACCCCGGCGACTTCTGTGGCTTCTGCCACGGTCTCGCCTGCGCGCCCGGCGtcgccgccccccgccccgcccaccAGCCTCCGGGCCCCCGCACCCCCGGCCCCCGCATCCCCGGCTCCcgcgcccccggcccccggctCAGAACTGCGGGGCGTGCGGCGGCGGGGGTTGCAGCGCTCGCAGTCGGACCTGAGCTCGCGCCAGTCGGTGTCCATGGCGGAACTGGCCGCCTTCTTCCAGTCCTGCGGGCTGGAGCCCGACGTGGTGGCCGCGCTGGGCCGCGACAACTTGGCCGGCGGCTCGGAGCGCGGGGTGAGGCAGCTGCGAAGCCTAAGCGTGGCCACCTCGGACAGCGGTTTCTCCCGGCGCAGCGGTAGCGTGGACGGGCTGCAAGAGGACGAGCTGGCCGGCCGGGTGCCCAGCGCCACTTCGGTGGTGGAGAGGAACGCGCGCATCATCAAGTGGCTGTACACCTGCAGGAAGGCCAAGGAGGCTGCGGGCCAGGGCCTGCAGGCCCGGTGA